The following DNA comes from Quercus robur chromosome 1, dhQueRobu3.1, whole genome shotgun sequence.
TAGTGAAAGCTCTTGCAGAAGATCCAACGCTTACAGTTAGTTCATTGACACACACACCAAAGCCAAAGATAAGACGCTGACTTCTTGTGAATACCATTGGAGCCTTTAATGATATCAAACTAACTTTCTTGTCTGTAAGCATCAGCTAGAAGTGGTTACACCATACTACAAGAGTGAGAGAGAACCAAACAAgaaataggaagaaaaataagCTTCACGAAATGAATAACGGAAAGTACTATTCTatctgatctctctctctcagtcacaCAGTGGTTTAGTACTAGCTAGCATGGGTAGTAGAAGTGGCAGTGGTAGTGATGTCTTTGTTGTTAGCTAGTAGTACTGATGCGTTGGAAAACCACTTTCGGAAGTTGCAACCAGTGCACATAGAAGAaagaaattcaacaaaattgaagACTAGGGTAGCTATCACTTTAGCTCCATTCTCCTTCAATGACAATGACACTATGCCAACTACACTACCCTGATGAATTAGGTTTACAAACAGTCAAACAcctatacatatattttttttgtttcacttCTTTCACTCTCACACTTGTCTCGTGAACTAACTTAACATCATACATTGAAGACTAAATGTTGATGTTAGTAACTTAACATTTCACATCCATTGAAATGAGATTAAATGTTATTGGAGCAACATATATTTTAGGAACGAGGTGAGGTTCAAACTACTGATATAAGACACCGCAGCATCATTTTCACCTAAATCCATCGTTGCTACCgcttttattataaaaactatAGTTCGCATAAACATTATTGTATATTGAAACAAGCCAATTATGCATATTAGTATATTAATTACTAACTCATTCCCATATACTTAGTAGCTTCTTTATGCAAGTGTATACATGCGCTGGCAGAATCAGAAACCAAAACTTAAGGTTTACTTTTAGCATTTGATGATGCATTTTAAAGGAGAAATAATCCGATAGTCATATTCATAGTAGAGGCCACCAAATTAAAGACCACGTTGCAGGCTAATGCTTCTAAAATGCACATGGGTCATTCTTAAAATATTGAACATGTGTTAGGTTCTGCATTACATTATACATTTATGTCAAAGAGAATACAGAGTCTATATATTTGTAGTTCTAAGCATGAAGTTTAAAATGGTGGTTCACTTACCTTCAATTTGTGCTGCTCTTACTCACTTGTACAGTACTGTGAGGGCCTTTTTGGTGTTCTAGAAATGCAGAGAAATGAGAAAATAGTTTACCTAATTAGTTTGCTTGTTCTAGCAACTAGGGTTGGTCGGCTATTCTAATCAGAATGATAGCATGGCCAACATAACCACGTGTACTTGAtgtaaaaatttcttttattacgTATGAATTTAGGAGACAAATGAAATAGAAATCACGACCAACCACTTTTTCTATTTAGTGGCTCTTGACTCATTAAAAATGAGGtatattttagaataaaaaggaagaaatgaAAGACATTTTGCTAATAACTTAATAAGagtaacatatatatttttgtgtaatATTGCTTTTCTAGAAAAGTAAAACAGATCCCAACCTAAATTCATAGACCCAATTGATTAGACTTTGATGTAAGTGTTAAGTTAGTTATTGGACTATTTATTTGAACTATTAACCCCTTAAAGCTTTAGCTTTGTTACAAATCAACAttctttttagtattttctattagAGCTTAATGGATTTTAATCGTGTGTTGtgcaaatgtttttttttttttttttaatagaaatactAACAAAGGATTAGATTTGTCACAAACTATATGTCTAACAGTCTAAAGAGATTTACTTGTTCCAAACTTCAAGTTAGAAGTCcaaaaataaagtcaaaattcaaaagttttaaaCCTTTGAACAAAAGGTTGTACTTCTGTGGTATCACAATcgtctttattattattattattattattattattattttccagACTTGTGAGTCGTGACTGGCCATGCAAAGAAATATAACATTAAAGAATGACATAAACCAATTTCGTATCCAATCAAAATTGCTAAAGAGAAATCATGAACTAAAGTTAGTAAGAAACTAAAAGGCcatttaaaaattgatgtgcgttttaagtttgtttgtttgtttttttttttttttttttttaaattttgtcttatttcttttactttttttggtaAATCCAGTGGAAATTGCTATGGCTTCTGTTAAGAGCTACTTTTCGGCATTTGCTAAGAAAGCATCAATTGGGTTCCACTCTTATTGGGAAAGAGCAAAAGTTAACtaagatttggatttttttatatattaaaagtgaCTGTCTTTCTCTATCCATAAAAAGAACTAATTTGTAGTAcatttatcatttttcataaaatttactCAATTACTATGCATTGAATTTTTTATCCTTGGGGAATTCGTTAACCAGATAATACAACGTCCATGATATAAAGAGATggaaaaaagcataaaaatccTTGATCATGGTCTTAATTGTCTCATGTGGTGTGATAAATGTGGATCAATTGGACGGCCCAGACAATTCTACCAGCAGAATTTTGGAATGAAACTTCAACTCATTTCAAAAGAACTATTTTCCATTGCCATTCTAATTCTATCATGTGATTGGCACTTGCTAGGTAGCCTCCACAAATTTTCTTAGTTATCTTTTCCATGATGCACTACGGGGTCTGGCAGAAAAATAAACGATCTAGAAAGAATAAACGGCCCAAAATGTAAATTCTGGGCCTTGTTAACTATGTTTTCACTGTGGGGAACACAAATCTATCTTAAAAATCAATAGAAGACAGCAAAAACATTGTGAACACAGCTCTAATGCACATTCAAACATCAGCAATAAGTTCTCCACATTCACTAGGCAAACAAAACAACTCGAGTTTATTGGGTAGGGAATATTTTTTAACACAGTGAATCTCTGGGATTATTAGGACTAATACTGGCTGTCTCCATAATTTATATAGTACACCCTCAGCTTTGAAATAACATTGTGCTCTATAAGAGAAACTGATGCAAGCAAGCATGCAATGCCACACAACAAACTGCTTTCAAAGCAAGAGTTGCCATTACACTGGTACAGTCAAACCAACAACGCCTGCATAGACATTATCACAATGAGTACGGACAAGAAAGTTGAGCAATTATGAAACACAGACCAagaaattgtttatatatagtGCAGATGTCACATAGAGGATATATATCTTATGATACATACATATTGGGACTCAGATTTAAATGACGCCCTTATGGTAGTCCAAATGGAAAGTCCAAGAAATAATGGCATTGTATTCGTTAAGTGTTCAAAAGACTAAAGTACCAGAGGTGATTTTGTTTGACAATTATTTCTAAGATATAAGCAGGATAGCATCCCAGAAGAAATCTCACAAGATTTACCCAGCTTCCACCTCAAGTTAAAATCTCCCTTTCCTAACCGCATCACATGAATTCAGGAATGAGTCAGATGTGGGGGTTGTGTATACTGTATAGGCATTAGATCTTGTATAATCTAAGGATACAAAGAAAGGCAGACTTATTTAATTATCTGATCTTCATCCAAATCAAGTTTACAATGAGTAGTCCTACTATTCCTCTATCGCCAAATGGTCAACACACACAACGGAGTAGATTCCAAATCTTCAGACGCCTACGAAATGAAACATTCCTTGCCATCATTCCAACAACTAAATCATTGTCTAAGTATTACCCAGACAAACCCCAAATAGACTAACACAAATGACTACAACTCCCTTTCCAATGAGtgatttaaaagaattttttattttttactataagAAGGTGATCAACAGATTCTCCATTACTGTTGCACATGCAATAACAATCAACAATCATAAGGGAGCATTTCCGAAGATTATCCAATGCCGATATTGTACTCAATGCTGCTGTTAAAGCAAACAAAGCAATTTTACAAGGAACCTTTTCACTCCAAATACTCCTCCATGGAAAGTGAACTCCTATAGATCCTCAAAGACTCTCATAGAAAGAACGTACCTCGAACTTCCCACTCTCAGCTAACCTCCATGAAGGTTAGACTTCAACTTGGCCTTGAGGAAGGTGAGAGTACAACAAATTGAAGAAACTATCCACAACTTCCAATTCCCAATCTTGGGAAGACTGACAAAAGTGAGGATTATAAGTACGTCCACCACTTGAAATGAGGCAGCAGAAGCATCTTTATCTACCACCACTCTATACAACTTGGGGAACATATCCTTAAGACAAGAATCACTGAACCAAAGATTGTGCCAAAACCTGAGTTACCTAACCTAGAGCCATCCCCAACACTCACGAAAACCACAAAAAACATCTCAGCCTCATCTATGTGTTtgtgactatatatatatgttcaacaTGCTCAAAGAATTCATGGAGTTgattaatagaaaaattaaggttttgatTATTGAGGCATGTTGCCCCTGGTGTGTTCTCTTTCCCTCTATCTATTCTCCTTAGCATTCTGTCATTATCACATTAGTGTTCACATGCACTTTTCATGCTACAACTTGTGGATAcatttatcttattttcttctcaCCTATTTTGCAACTCTAAATGAAATATTTCCACTTCCTTACCAAAACCCTAATCATTCTCAAGCCCCAATGGCCCAATCCTTTTCGTAAAGTTTTAAACACTAGACCTAAATCCACAAATTCTTCTAACCCAAAGCCTAACACAAGCACACAGACACAAATTTCCCAACTTTAATTCATAATTTTACTGAAGATTATGTAAGACACTAATAGCCTAACCTCTTTTCTTAAGTAACCCACCCACTCCATTTTTCACTCCTATGTCTTCCCCAACTCTCAGTGTATGTATGGGTGGGGAGGGGGGGATAAGAAAAGACTTGCACCAACAATCCTCAAAGGAATTTAAAATCTTTCATGCTATCATTTGGTTGCATGATAGTACAAAATTCATGGAATTGAGTAAAAAGGAATATAGACCTATGCCTACGTTGTATATAGGATGTTGTGCCTAAATGATTTAAATACCCAAtatgtcaaaactcaaaagaagaTTCTTGATAAGATTGTTATCAATATACTCCTAACTTGAAACTATTAATTGGAGGGATAGTCAAAGAAGAGATGATCGTTGATTTGAAGTTCTACATGCAAGAAAACCAGGTGTGAgtctgaaaatgaaataaaaaccaaatttttGCATACCACAAGCCAATCTTCCACCTGCGTTTCCAGTGGTCAGACTTAGTTCATGTCCACCTGCAGATGCAGAATCAAATAAGAGTGAGGGGTCAAAAAACAATACATTTACAGCAACATGAGGGAATCCaagaaagtaataaaaatttacaataacCATTTAAGAGAATAGATACTCCTACCATTTAGGGACCTAAAACCTATCTGGTCCACTCATTTTTTCCTTGACAATGCCTTTAATTTATACTGCTATATACCACTGGTGATGTCAGTTAAGAAGATCCTATGGATAAAAAGTAAATTTCCTCTCTAATGGCCTGCCCCCCCCTTTCCCCAAACCCAAACCATACACATTGTTGCAAGTTCAGTCTTTAGTTATAACGAATATAAGACTCAAGCTTGCAAGAACAAATTCCTCTGCAAGCACAGGTGCAGACTGCAAGCTAATTGCTTGATAATGAATAAATACTTACCCTTTCCAAGGTCATCCTCGAGCTCATGAACCACGAGGGCTCTCCCAACAACTGCATTAGGACCAGTTAATGGTATCTGCACATTTTAGCCAAACAGAGTAAACACTCTAATATGAACTACAGTCCCATATAAAAAACAGAGTAAAATGATTCAAAAGCCATACCAACATGACCACATgcgaaataataaataaacaaaagacaAACACACATTATCAATTAATCAATATAAGGATGTAAGCAGTACCTGCTTATCTATAATTGTTGCCTCTGCCACCCCTGTATTACCAAAAGATATGAGACAATATATTACTTGGTTCAAGTAGAATACAAGTGAATCAAAGAACATCCACATAGGCATTACCATCGACATTGGCAATTATGTTTCCCAGGTCACCCGCATGACGGACTTCATCCTCAGGAGCACCATGTGTCAAATTTTTAGGATTGAAATGTGCCCCTATTGTTTAAAAGTTAAACAGGACAGATTATCATAAAAGCACCATCCAAGAACCAAACTTTTCACTCTTCCATTGCAAGATTATAATAACCTACATTTTAATAGTTTGAACTCAAAACACTATCAAGACCTACCTGTAGAGATGCACCCATTTGTTGTGTCACCAAACTCATGCTGCAcaagaaaagaattaaaagtaaaaaacaattCAGAAAATTTTGAACATACAAAACCATGGATTATGGAAGGTAATGATGAAAAACCACTTACTAGGTGGAACCCATGAGGCCCCGGAGTAAGCCCAGTAACACGAACCTTCACAGTTGTGGGACCTAGATGCATACCATTACAATTTTCATCCATTAAGATGGTTtctaattacaattttttgaaaactataacATTATTAGAAGTAGTAAAAAATGACATGTTAATTAAGAAGAAAACCATAAGTTTGATTTCGGATAGAATAGAATGacggaaaagaatacatgtgatGTGACATACCCTGACTAGTCCATTGAGGTTATTGTTGTAACtcaaaatgtattttcttttcttttcaaatgttTTCCCCCTTTGAACAACAAAATGGTGCTTCCTGAAACTATTTTCAGTCTTCAGTTTAGGAGAAACAAAAACCattcaaaacatctcatttgtgtgattatTCTGTTCTCTGAAAACATCTTTTAAAAAGTATTACCAGGCATATTGTTCTGGTTGATAGCAATTACAACTTAGAAACAATAGAAAACACTAAAATCTGAGTTAAAATCTGCATTACTTCCATATCAGGTAAACATCAAAACTGTCCCAACCAAACCTAATATCACCATTCCAGTAAGTACAAATAATCCCATTTTTCAACAtacaataaacaataataatcccatttttaatacaactAGTCCCAGCAAAACTCATTTATTTTCAGAAATGTAGGTTCAAACTTGTGTTATTAAATATAAGCTTTCCTTGAACAACACATAGTAAtccaaattttccattttttcattcaaaatgccaataaataaaccaaaaacccagAAAGCCTTAAAACTAACAGAAACAATTACAACCTTAACACTCACAATCCCTCGTATCTATTTGATAAAAGAACTTATATAAAAGAGGAGAGTTAAAGAAGAGAGAGACCATCGTCTTCTTGGGTCAACGTGACGACGCCTTCGACAGCGGAGGTGCCCTTGAGGACGGCAACGGCTTTCTTGGTGGCGGCGACGACGGTGAGAGGTTTGGGAGCTGTGGCGGCGGAGACAGAGAGGGTGAGGGATTGGCGAGTGAGCTTAAGGGAGGAGCCATGGAAGGTGGAGGAGCTGAGGAAAGGAGGTGGGTGGTGAAGGCTTGAGGGGAACTGGGAAAGAGGAGAAGGAGAGAGAAGGATGGTTTGGGCAGCCATGGCTGCCAGTGCGGCTTGCATTTTTGGGATTGTGGTTGAGAtgaagaatgaagaagatgatgataatgccacagagaatggaatggaacaAAGCTTCTAGTGAAGTGAGTGGTAGCTCACAACTGTGTTTGTCTGTGTATGTACTACGGGGGTTTATCTGTTGTTGGGCCTaaggttgtttgttttttttttttttgttttctttagtttttggaTGGGCTTGAAAATTGacatttttaaaaagtgaagAATTGGGAATATGCCGACAATGAACTTGggggctttttctttttttctttttttcttttttgggggaaTGTAAAGAGATATTTTTAATGCTTAAACACtctggtattttttttaatgactttcTAAATCTATAATTGAAAGGATAATATAGATTTCTAGGATTTTCGACACCGCCCTCAATTTTTGGACTTTAAAACTCTTGTTTCTTGGGTTatgcaacaaaacaaaaatccaaagttaTTTGTTATGACAACTTGGTCGATATGGACTTAGAGAAATCAAATCAGTCTTAGTACCTGTTTGTATACTAATGAAAAGGCTAGTGtctgcttttttttcttttttagcaatGCGTTTCTGTGGCTTTTATGCTTTTTCAGTGGGTCCCTTGCACTGTTCACGAAACCCACctcttttttcagcaaaactttcattaaaaatgagtcttaCGGCACTATTGCATTTTTGGGATTGTGGTTGAGAtgaagaatgaagaagatgatgatgatgccacagagaatggaatggaacaAAGCTTCTGGTGAAGTGAGTGGTAGCTCAcaattgtgtttgtgtgtgtgtatgtactGCGGGGGTTTATCTGTTGTTGGGCCTAaggttgtttggtttttttttttgttttctttagtttttggaTGGGCTTGAAAATTGACATGTTTAAGTGAAGAATTGGGAATATGCCAACATTGAATatggacccttttttttttttttgggggggggggggggggggggaatgtaAAGAGATATTTTTAATGCTTAAAcactatagtatttttttttaatgactttcTAAATCTATAATTGAAAGGATAATATAGATTTCTAGGATTTCCGACACCGCCCTCAATTTTTGGACTTTAAAACTCTTGTTTCTTGGGTTatgcaacaaaacaaaaatccaaagttaTTTGCTATGACAACTTGGTCGATATGGACTTAGAGAAATCAAAACAGTCTTAGTACCTGTTTGGATACTAATGAAAAGGCTAgcgtctgcgtttttttttttttttttttagcagtGCGTTTCTGTAGCTTTTATGCTTTTCCAGTGGGTCCCTtgcactgttcacgagacccacctcttttttcagcaaaactttcattaaaaatgggtcttacGGCACTATTGCATTTTTGGGATTGTGGTTGAGAtgaagaatgaagaagatgatgataatgccacagagaatggaatggaacaAAGCTTCTGGTGAAGTGAGTGGTAGCTCACAactgtgtctgtgtgtgtgtgtgtactgtGGGGGTTTATCTGTTGTTGGGCCTaaggttgtttgttttttttttttttttttctttagtttttggaTGGGCTTGAAAATTGACATTTTTAAGTGAAGAATTGGGAATATGCCGACAATGAATAtgggccctttttttttttttttttttttttttgggggaatgTAAAGAGATATTTTTAATGCTTAAACactatggtattttttttttaatgactttcTAAATCTATAATTGAAAGGATAACATAGATTTCTAGGATTTCCAACACCGCCCTCAATTTTTGGACTTTAAAACTCTTGTTTCTTGGGTTatgcaacaaaacaaaaatccaaagttaTTTGCTATGACAACTTGGTCGATATGGACTTAGAGAAATCAAATCAGTCTTAGTACCTGTTTGGATACTAATGAAAAGGCTAgcgtctgcgttttttttttttttttttttttttagcagtGCGTTTCTGTAGCTTTTATGCTTTTCTAGTGGGTCccttgcactgttcatgagacccacctcttttttcagcaaaactttcattaaaaatgggtcttacGGCACTATTGCATTTTTGGGATTGTGGTTGAGAtgaagaatgaagaagatgatgataatgccacagagaatggaatggaacaAAGCTTCTGTTGAAGTGAGTGGTAGCTCACAactatgtttgtgtgtgtgtatgtactGCGGGGGTTTATCTGTTGTTAGGCCTaaggttgtttgtttttttttgttttctttagtttttggaTGGGCTTGAAAATTGACATTTTTAAGTGAAGAATTGGGAATATGCCGACAATGAATAtgggcccttttttttttttttttttttttgggaatgtaAAGAGATATTTTTAATGCTTAAACactatggtatttttttttttaatggctttCTTTATCTATAATTGAAAGGATAATATAGATTTCTAGGATTTCCAACACCGCCCTCAATTTTTGGACTTTAAAACTCTTGTTTCTTGGGTTatgcaacaaaacaaaaatccaaagttaTTTGCTATGACAACTTGGTCGATATGGACTCAGAGAAATCAAATCAGTCTTAGTACCTGTTTGGATACTAATGAAAAGGCTAGCgtctacgtttttttttttttttttagtagtgcGTTTCTGTGGCTTTTATGCTTTTCTAGTGGGTCCCTtgcactgttcacgagacccacctcttttttcagcaaaaatttcattaaaaatgggtcttacggcactattcacagatttaaaatttattttgccatagtgtttttagtttttagcaaaaCCCTAAATCAACCAAGTTGCACCATCAACCAAATTGTCCAGGtgtccaaacacaccctaaatcAACCAAGTTGCACCATCAACCAAATTGTCCAGGTGTCCAAGGATCAACATGAGGAATTCAAAGTAGTATTGCCTCCATTGAGACCACAACAACCCACTACCCGTGTTTCCTAGTACCCTCCCTCGTCAGATTtatttagtgtgcgtttgtCTAAGGATTATTAGGTGTTTTGCGTTTTTTGGTTAGGTCCCTCAGTATTGTTTACAACCCAACCAAACTTCAAAAAACGTGCATAAGCAAGTTAGCCATGGGTCCCATGACACTGttcatagtttaaaaattattttattacagtattttcagtaataagttttcaatttttagcaaaataagcggtatccaaacagacccttaagaTCAATTTTGATGGAGAAATCTTTGTAGATGTCAATTAATCTAGGATTGGTGTGGTCATTCGAAATAACCGTGATTTAGTCGTAGCATCTCTATCCCAACAACTCCCCTGAGCTTATCAAGTCGTAGAGATCAAAGCAATAGCTACATCTGGAGCCCTTGAGTTTGGTTTAGAGATTGGTATAGACCGAGCCATTGTGGAGGAAGACTCTGAGGTGGTTATGAAAGCTTTGGTCAATGAGAATGGGGAAATGGCCTCTTATGGTTTGCTAATCGAGGATGCAAGATTCTACTCTAGGTCTTTTACTAAATTGCTCTACTCTCACACTAAGAGAGATGGCAATTAAATTGCTCATAGTCTACCTAGATTTGCAATTAATATACCAAATTGTGCAaagtggatggaggatgttccatcACATGTTTGCTCTATACTCCAAGCTGATATAGTCGTTTTGTTTTCATAAAGTTTTCCAatcttttcccttaaaaaaaatgttacatgtgtaacatttttcacaacaaattttagataataagttattattactagttctaatttgaactcatcactaaaattacatttttgtcCATTAGTAACAGCCTatcatttaggatttgttgtgaaagttttGTGGATATAGCATTTTTCTAATGttaattaatcttttttatCAACATTTCAAGGGTGACCTTGAGTTTAACTTATAAGTTGTCATAACTACCTTATAATCCTTGTGTATGTACGGGTGCAATTAAAAATGGTCACAATTAGATACATACATATAACACTGAAGCATCATATATTTGAATTGagtcattttatattttctaattagATATGTGAATTTGCATTTAAATATAACTTACACAACTCTAGAGTCAATTAAAATAACACTTAGCATAAAATTAGAATTGATTTAAAATATTCAGACACTTTGCTTCAAAGTATATGGCAATTAGAAGGACACGTTACATCGAAAATATTGGAAATTGAAAGGATACTTGTGATAAAATTGGATTGAActtaaaatctaatttgaattattaattGAGCTCCTAGCCTCccactttaatatattatatatgatatatgatttcaaatattaaaagcATTCAActcatagttttaaaatattcaatgttttcataaatttttggaaaattaatattctaataattcaagaattcttttattaaatataatttttaactaaagaaaagaaaacaagaaaggTTTAAGTGGTTTGCCCTATTTGTGATTGTCTAAAAGGCCTTTagtaattacattttttttacaattataaatTGTGTATGGAAGGACACGTTTTGGATCTTAAACCCAAAAGATAAAAGGATAAAGGCCCAAAAAGtctaacacaataaatttgtagagagtggacttGAAACTATACTgcaatgagttggacaacaatCATAATAGGTTAAAGATGACAAGAGAACAAAGATAAATAAGTTTCGTGCATAGAAAATCTTCCTCGGCAAAGTTCGAGAAGAgtagttcttgtatatatttctcttaaacTTGATTACAATTACAGTTCttattgctacagtgttttttctACAAATTCTCAGATGATCCTCTTGTAATAGggtatttcttctttatattctcTTGTTTTGCTTCATCtccaccctccacgtgtaggTCAAGTTGCTTGCTTTGATCCATGTCCCATCAGCACTCTCCTGAAGTCTTTAGGGGTAGCTGAAAGGCTGAATATCACCGTTCAGGTATCAGCTCCATATTAATACGGTCAGAGAGTTAattgcagagcatttaatgcagtggtagcagctttctcttagatatttcttagtTTCCCTTTGTCTTATTCTTTCATGATGTTTATCCTTACTAATAGAATCGTCCGAAGTGTTGCTCTTGATGGCAGATCAAACCTTCTGACCTTTGCTCTGCTTAGTCGTGGTGGCATTTCTCCTCGGACTACCTTCCCAAACCTTCATGGCCAAAATCCTTCCATACCCTACCAATTTGTATGTCTTAGCTAATGTCTAACTGTCCTTGGACTACTAAACGTCCTCGGACAAGGCCTAAGGCTCAATATACACCCCTGGGCCTTCCATCCCCACGGTGTATTACAATCAATAACCCAATATAGGATATATGTACACACAATGGTTTACTTATATGGGCCACTAATTACCTAAATTAAGGATAATTGATATGTCTTGATTCAAAGCTTAATAGAGGGCTATGACTAGGAAACGTACATAATAAAACATAGAAAGCAGATATATTAAGTCATATAAAACAC
Coding sequences within:
- the LOC126722935 gene encoding superoxide dismutase [Cu-Zn], chloroplastic produces the protein MQAALAAMAAQTILLSPSPLSQFPSSLHHPPPFLSSSTFHGSSLKLTRQSLTLSVSAATAPKPLTVVAATKKAVAVLKGTSAVEGVVTLTQEDDGPTTVKVRVTGLTPGPHGFHLHEFGDTTNGCISTGAHFNPKNLTHGAPEDEVRHAGDLGNIIANVDGVAEATIIDKQIPLTGPNAVVGRALVVHELEDDLGKGGHELSLTTGNAGGRLACGVVGLTVPV